From a region of the Haloferax volcanii DS2 genome:
- a CDS encoding glycoside hydrolase family 15 protein, with product MRLRTALNEYKRDRGGRFPEECRTSDGAFSGHGDRLVYVGLDGSLRDYSAPLSGLYGIDRSRFGIETDGETHWFDELESVRQHYYRETSLVETEYDAGEYTVHQYDLTLGRAHVTHVELRGAIPTDARLTAFLTFAPEGRETRVGRLIHEAGGPNDTQAVEVFHRNEHDYVTASTGLTDVRGQIPERFDEILSDDTFDFPREAVLDRYEDTHLSGDVVVSAPLEQEGRAARTTLVTQLSDHNEMARTDALADLRHCSVQHATADALRDAAREQAEVFVPDGTPRERIVRADLRALSLLTAPSGARIAGPEFDPFYAHSGGYGYTWFRDDAEVTQALAHADDAFGLDLGDRLATSAEFYCQTQLEDGTWPHRVWAVDGSVAPGWAHGRVEGTGDEEYQADQTASVVAALASLLAERRDELDDELVGRLRSTVAAGVSGLDSSLESDGLPKPCQNAWENMGGRFTHTAATFLQAYATVATAPVNDDLREHAAEQATAVYEGLDELWSEEREVYALRIDGNGGLDDRLDSATFALVDAVDAYADIEDVDSQTANRLVKHMAATLKGLYRNPRGDVAGLVRFEDDYWRAEGQDGEKVWSVSTAWGANAAAKFGVLCDRLGKDSRRFVERATNLYELLQPDGPFTTDAGYLAEQVFDDGRFDSATPLGWPHAIRMETTAILADIDALPAPKPAPTGPENRPRWTTGEKYGIGTVADHYAEDPSRVWFTLTEGALTEVRFPRVDLMNLRTLDFLVVDADPDDEYTARTHNETRRDDHADTVERRAEIVDDDALVFRHVVTETGDGRGHEWELTVEYVLDPEHDAILADVQFESIDGDEYELYTIADTALANTGTKDRGIRLGQLGSYHLVARDAGAFDAGDGHEPLLIDQDGREYSVAIALTAAGRFEWATVGVAGSRYLAEFFSKGELPSAQERIDDENVVLVGRIGTGDELGETLALGFAEHADTAAALGEAAGALTRGYETARAAYVDSWADFLADKELPGSVAGDDDLAAQYKTALMSLRAVEDKTYLGAGLASPSVPWGEAVPAEEAKGYGYNFVWSRDLYQVFTVFEAVGDVETAIDALEYIYTYQQDDRGFIPQNTYLNGRTRWGGEQMDNISFPQVMAYMLHERGVTFDDVAYGYENVKYSADYVARNGPPTAQERWEEEAGYSPSSIAAEIAGLGCAAAIALDEGHTDDALVWLALADDWAERVDDWTATRTGTDRNTHTPYYVRITRDGEPDAGHLRTLANNGPTLDEREIIDAGFLELTRLGIKPAGDEIIRNSLKEVDETIRVDTPHGPAFYRYNGDGYGERERDEEGAPWSVDAKGKGRLWPIFTGERGEYELLAGTEDGDLAPDNLLRTMAAFANSGRMLAEQVWDREHATDFNWEFGEGTGSATPLAWSMAQYVRLAHGVDAGEPVETPAFLRERYVESDRPTGPSLRVSTRFKGDKLVVSGQTDAPVAAVKTPGETRLVEPEDGAFEVEVAIEYGENQVTVAAATHEDLTKAGTTVSRFTL from the coding sequence ATGCGACTTCGGACCGCGTTAAACGAATACAAACGCGACCGGGGCGGGCGCTTCCCAGAGGAGTGTCGGACCTCGGACGGCGCGTTTTCGGGTCACGGGGACCGACTCGTCTACGTCGGACTCGACGGCTCTCTCCGGGATTATTCCGCTCCGCTTTCGGGTCTCTACGGTATCGACCGCTCTCGGTTCGGCATCGAGACGGACGGCGAGACGCACTGGTTCGACGAGTTGGAGTCCGTGCGGCAGCACTACTACCGGGAGACGAGCCTCGTCGAGACCGAGTACGACGCCGGGGAGTACACCGTCCACCAGTACGACCTGACGCTCGGTCGCGCCCACGTGACGCACGTCGAACTCCGCGGTGCGATTCCCACCGACGCCCGCCTGACCGCCTTCCTCACCTTCGCACCCGAGGGGCGAGAGACGCGGGTCGGCCGGCTCATCCACGAGGCCGGCGGCCCGAACGACACCCAAGCGGTCGAGGTGTTCCACCGAAACGAACACGACTACGTCACCGCGTCGACCGGCCTCACCGACGTTCGCGGCCAGATTCCCGAGCGATTCGACGAGATTCTCTCCGACGACACCTTCGACTTCCCGCGGGAGGCCGTCCTCGACCGCTACGAGGACACCCATCTCTCGGGCGACGTGGTCGTCAGCGCCCCGCTCGAACAGGAGGGCCGCGCCGCGCGGACCACCCTCGTCACCCAGCTTTCGGACCACAACGAGATGGCGCGGACCGACGCCCTCGCCGACCTCCGACACTGTTCCGTCCAGCACGCCACCGCCGACGCGCTCCGCGATGCCGCCCGCGAGCAGGCCGAGGTGTTCGTCCCCGACGGGACGCCCCGCGAGCGAATCGTCCGCGCCGACCTCCGGGCGCTGTCGCTCCTGACCGCCCCCAGCGGCGCGCGCATCGCCGGCCCCGAGTTCGACCCGTTCTACGCCCACTCCGGTGGCTACGGCTACACGTGGTTCCGCGACGACGCCGAGGTCACACAGGCGCTCGCACACGCCGACGACGCCTTCGGTCTCGACCTCGGTGACCGCCTCGCGACGAGCGCCGAGTTCTACTGTCAAACCCAACTCGAAGACGGCACGTGGCCCCACCGGGTCTGGGCCGTCGACGGGAGCGTCGCCCCCGGCTGGGCACACGGCCGCGTCGAGGGCACCGGCGACGAGGAGTACCAGGCCGACCAGACCGCGAGCGTCGTCGCCGCGCTCGCGTCGCTCCTCGCCGAGCGCCGCGACGAACTCGACGACGAACTCGTCGGGCGTCTCCGCTCGACCGTCGCGGCGGGCGTCTCCGGCCTCGACAGCAGCCTCGAATCCGACGGACTCCCGAAACCCTGTCAGAACGCGTGGGAGAACATGGGCGGCCGGTTCACGCACACGGCCGCGACGTTCCTTCAGGCGTACGCCACGGTCGCCACCGCGCCCGTGAACGACGACCTCCGCGAGCACGCCGCCGAGCAGGCGACCGCGGTGTACGAGGGTCTCGACGAACTCTGGTCCGAGGAACGCGAGGTCTACGCCCTCCGCATCGACGGAAACGGCGGCCTCGACGACCGCCTCGATTCGGCCACGTTCGCCCTCGTCGACGCCGTCGACGCCTACGCCGACATCGAAGACGTCGACTCGCAGACCGCCAATCGGCTCGTCAAGCACATGGCCGCGACGCTGAAGGGGCTCTACCGAAATCCCCGCGGCGACGTGGCCGGGTTGGTCCGGTTCGAAGACGACTACTGGCGCGCCGAGGGGCAGGACGGCGAGAAAGTGTGGTCCGTCTCGACCGCGTGGGGCGCGAACGCCGCCGCGAAGTTCGGCGTCCTCTGTGACCGCCTCGGCAAGGACAGCCGCCGCTTCGTCGAGCGCGCGACGAACCTCTACGAACTGCTCCAGCCCGACGGCCCCTTCACAACCGACGCGGGCTACCTCGCGGAACAGGTGTTCGACGACGGGCGCTTCGACAGCGCGACGCCGCTGGGGTGGCCCCACGCAATCCGCATGGAGACGACCGCCATCCTCGCAGATATCGACGCGCTGCCGGCCCCGAAGCCCGCGCCGACCGGCCCGGAGAACCGGCCGCGGTGGACGACCGGCGAGAAATACGGCATCGGCACCGTCGCGGACCACTACGCCGAGGACCCCTCGCGCGTCTGGTTCACCCTGACCGAGGGCGCGCTGACCGAGGTCCGCTTCCCGCGGGTCGACCTGATGAACCTCCGGACGCTCGACTTCCTCGTCGTCGACGCCGACCCGGACGACGAGTACACGGCGCGGACCCACAACGAGACCCGCCGCGACGACCACGCGGACACGGTCGAACGGCGGGCCGAAATCGTCGACGACGACGCGCTCGTCTTCCGCCACGTCGTCACCGAGACGGGCGACGGCCGCGGCCACGAGTGGGAACTCACCGTCGAGTACGTCCTCGACCCCGAACACGACGCGATACTCGCGGACGTGCAGTTCGAGTCCATCGACGGCGACGAGTACGAACTGTACACCATCGCCGACACGGCGCTGGCGAACACCGGGACGAAAGACCGCGGCATCCGCCTCGGCCAGCTCGGGAGCTACCACCTCGTCGCCCGCGACGCGGGCGCGTTCGACGCCGGCGACGGCCACGAACCGCTCCTCATCGACCAGGACGGCAGGGAGTACAGCGTCGCAATCGCGCTCACCGCCGCCGGGCGATTCGAGTGGGCGACCGTCGGCGTCGCCGGCTCGCGGTATCTCGCGGAGTTCTTCTCGAAGGGCGAACTCCCGAGCGCCCAAGAGCGCATCGACGACGAGAACGTCGTCCTCGTCGGGCGCATCGGCACGGGCGACGAACTCGGTGAGACGCTGGCGCTCGGCTTCGCGGAACACGCCGACACCGCCGCCGCGCTGGGCGAGGCGGCCGGCGCGCTCACCCGCGGCTACGAGACGGCGCGGGCGGCGTACGTCGACTCGTGGGCCGACTTCCTCGCCGACAAGGAACTCCCCGGCTCCGTCGCCGGCGACGACGACCTCGCCGCGCAGTACAAGACCGCGCTCATGAGCCTGCGGGCGGTCGAGGACAAGACCTACCTCGGCGCGGGGCTCGCCTCGCCGTCGGTGCCGTGGGGCGAGGCCGTCCCCGCCGAGGAGGCGAAGGGGTACGGCTACAACTTCGTCTGGTCGCGCGACCTCTATCAGGTCTTCACCGTCTTCGAGGCCGTCGGCGACGTGGAGACGGCCATCGACGCGCTGGAGTACATCTACACCTACCAGCAGGACGACCGCGGCTTCATCCCGCAGAACACCTACCTCAACGGGCGGACCCGCTGGGGCGGCGAGCAGATGGACAACATCTCGTTCCCGCAGGTGATGGCGTACATGCTCCACGAGCGCGGCGTCACCTTCGACGACGTGGCCTACGGCTACGAGAACGTCAAGTACTCCGCGGACTACGTCGCGCGGAACGGGCCGCCGACCGCACAGGAGCGCTGGGAGGAGGAGGCCGGCTACTCGCCGTCGTCCATCGCGGCCGAAATCGCCGGTCTCGGCTGCGCGGCGGCCATCGCGCTCGACGAGGGCCACACCGACGACGCCCTCGTCTGGCTGGCGCTGGCCGACGACTGGGCCGAGCGCGTCGACGACTGGACCGCCACGCGGACCGGCACCGACCGCAACACGCACACGCCGTACTACGTCCGCATCACCCGCGACGGCGAACCCGACGCCGGACACCTGCGGACGCTGGCGAACAACGGGCCGACGCTCGACGAGCGCGAAATCATCGACGCCGGCTTCCTCGAACTCACCCGCCTCGGCATCAAGCCCGCCGGCGACGAGATAATCCGCAACTCGCTGAAAGAGGTCGACGAGACCATCCGCGTCGACACGCCGCACGGCCCGGCGTTCTACCGGTACAACGGCGACGGCTACGGCGAGCGCGAACGCGACGAAGAGGGCGCGCCGTGGTCCGTCGACGCCAAGGGGAAAGGCCGGCTGTGGCCCATCTTCACCGGCGAACGCGGCGAGTACGAACTGCTCGCGGGAACCGAAGACGGCGACCTCGCACCGGACAACCTACTGCGGACGATGGCCGCCTTCGCCAACTCCGGCCGGATGCTCGCAGAGCAGGTCTGGGACCGCGAACACGCGACCGACTTCAACTGGGAGTTCGGTGAGGGCACCGGCAGCGCGACGCCGCTGGCGTGGTCGATGGCCCAGTACGTCCGCCTCGCCCACGGCGTCGACGCGGGCGAACCCGTCGAGACGCCCGCGTTCCTCCGCGAGCGGTACGTCGAGTCCGACCGCCCGACCGGGCCCTCGCTCCGCGTGAGCACGCGCTTCAAGGGCGACAAGCTCGTCGTCTCGGGGCAGACCGACGCTCCCGTCGCCGCGGTGAAGACGCCCGGCGAGACCCGACTCGTCGAGCCCGAAGACGGGGCGTTCGAGGTCGAAGTCGCCATCGAGTACGGCGAAAACCAGGTGACCGTCGCCGCCGCGACCCACGAGGACCTGACGAAAGCCGGCACGACCGTCTCGCGCTTCACGCTCTGA
- a CDS encoding SRPBCC family protein encodes MPVYQRRTRIAAPLERVWEFHSDVSGLEALTPAWMRLDIESVRGPDGDDDPDELVAGTEIEMSMRPFGVGPRQRWTSRILDREAGETTAWFRDDMVGGPFSRWVHTHRFVADGDETIVEDRVEYELPFGPLGDLAGVFGGVGFEGMFRARHAETKRLLEEQ; translated from the coding sequence ATGCCGGTCTACCAGCGTCGAACCCGTATCGCCGCCCCGCTCGAACGCGTCTGGGAGTTCCACTCCGACGTGTCCGGACTGGAGGCGCTCACCCCGGCGTGGATGCGCCTCGACATCGAGTCGGTCCGCGGCCCCGACGGCGACGACGACCCCGACGAACTCGTCGCCGGGACGGAAATCGAGATGTCGATGCGACCGTTCGGGGTCGGTCCCCGCCAGCGATGGACCTCGCGCATCCTCGACCGCGAGGCCGGGGAGACGACGGCGTGGTTCCGCGACGACATGGTCGGCGGCCCCTTCTCGCGGTGGGTCCACACCCACCGGTTCGTCGCCGACGGCGACGAGACGATAGTCGAAGACCGCGTGGAGTACGAACTGCCGTTCGGTCCCCTCGGTGACCTCGCGGGCGTCTTCGGCGGCGTCGGCTTCGAGGGGATGTTCCGCGCGCGACACGCCGAGACGAAGCGACTGCTCGAAGAACAGTAA
- a CDS encoding hybrid sensor histidine kinase/response regulator produces the protein MDDGPGADVRVLHVDDEPSLTDLVSIYLEREAGDVDLSVSTSNSGADALERLRQERVDCVVSDYDMPDIDGLEFLRAVRSEHPDLPFILFTGKGSEEVARDAFRVGATDYMQKDTGTDQYTVLANRVVNAVSQYRAKAASERYGTAIEVLDSGVYSLDSAGRFTSADGVFCELTGYDREAIIGREFADLAAEAADEILSAFERVVSPNAPDTERFETVLSPGPAYPHDDDLLCEGHLALRPTEDDESAVIGTLQDVTERRRRRNRLRYETRLKDAVLDTSTSLMSAETDEIGTKIEWTLQSVGEVADLDRCSVYLYDDETTVAARMHDWRGGGRREHPERVALEDARWLLERLHRFENVRLHRVSDLPPEASDTKRVLTDAETGGFVAVPMVSKWALVGFVVFDVVETSRSWTDTEVDLLRSVGNNVTHTLARQRRERELQRQNDRLEEFASVVSHDLRNPLNVAKGFVELAREEDDVTYLDRALDGVTRMDTILNDVLTLARQGRKVGETRSVAIENVAERAWKAVDTGDDAVLVVEDGLGTTQADQGRFQQAFENLFRNAVEHGGSCCDSGDDAAADDAPADETASAESPPTDATDELTVRVGPTETGFYVADNGPGIPADERDTVFEHGHTTSDSGTGFGLSIVESIIEAHGWDIEATAPEADLGGARFEFDIGGVRSEVEPRFSLSDD, from the coding sequence ATGGACGACGGGCCGGGGGCGGACGTACGCGTTCTCCACGTCGATGACGAGCCCAGTCTGACGGACCTCGTGTCGATTTATCTCGAACGCGAGGCCGGCGACGTCGACCTGTCGGTCTCGACGTCGAACTCGGGGGCGGACGCCCTCGAACGACTCCGACAGGAACGGGTCGACTGCGTCGTGTCAGACTACGACATGCCCGACATCGACGGGCTGGAGTTCCTCCGCGCGGTCCGTTCGGAACACCCCGACCTCCCTTTCATCCTCTTTACCGGCAAAGGCTCCGAGGAGGTCGCCCGCGACGCCTTCCGCGTCGGCGCGACCGACTACATGCAGAAAGACACCGGCACGGACCAGTACACGGTCCTCGCCAACCGCGTCGTCAACGCCGTCTCGCAGTACCGCGCGAAGGCGGCCTCCGAGCGGTACGGCACCGCCATCGAGGTGCTCGACAGCGGCGTCTACTCGCTCGACTCGGCGGGGCGCTTTACCTCCGCCGACGGCGTCTTCTGCGAACTCACCGGCTACGACCGCGAGGCGATTATCGGCCGCGAGTTCGCTGACCTCGCCGCGGAGGCCGCCGACGAGATTCTGTCCGCCTTCGAGCGGGTCGTCTCCCCGAACGCTCCCGACACGGAGCGCTTCGAGACGGTGCTGTCGCCCGGCCCCGCGTACCCGCACGACGACGACCTCCTCTGTGAGGGCCACCTCGCGCTCCGTCCCACCGAAGACGACGAATCCGCCGTCATCGGGACGTTGCAGGACGTGACCGAGCGCCGACGCCGGCGGAACCGACTGCGCTACGAGACGCGGCTGAAAGACGCCGTGTTGGACACGTCAACGTCGCTGATGAGCGCCGAGACCGACGAAATCGGCACGAAAATCGAGTGGACGCTCCAGTCCGTCGGCGAGGTGGCCGACCTCGACCGCTGTTCGGTCTATCTCTACGACGACGAGACGACCGTCGCCGCCCGGATGCACGACTGGCGCGGCGGCGGCCGACGCGAGCACCCCGAGCGCGTCGCCCTCGAAGACGCCCGCTGGCTGCTCGAACGACTCCACCGATTCGAGAACGTCCGTCTCCATCGCGTCTCGGACCTCCCGCCCGAGGCGTCGGACACGAAGCGCGTGCTCACCGACGCCGAGACCGGCGGCTTCGTCGCCGTGCCGATGGTGTCGAAATGGGCGCTCGTCGGCTTCGTCGTCTTCGACGTGGTCGAGACGAGTCGCTCGTGGACTGACACCGAAGTCGACCTCCTTCGCTCTGTCGGCAACAACGTCACGCACACGCTGGCCCGCCAGCGACGCGAGCGCGAACTTCAGCGGCAGAACGACCGCCTCGAAGAGTTCGCGTCGGTCGTCTCACACGACCTGCGGAACCCCCTCAACGTCGCCAAGGGGTTCGTCGAACTCGCCCGCGAGGAAGACGACGTGACCTACCTCGACCGCGCGCTCGACGGCGTCACCCGAATGGACACGATCCTCAACGACGTGCTCACGCTGGCCAGACAGGGCCGCAAAGTCGGTGAGACGCGCTCTGTCGCCATCGAGAACGTCGCCGAGCGGGCGTGGAAGGCGGTCGACACCGGCGACGACGCGGTGCTCGTCGTCGAGGACGGACTCGGGACCACGCAGGCCGACCAAGGCCGGTTCCAACAGGCGTTCGAGAACCTGTTTCGGAACGCGGTCGAGCACGGCGGCTCCTGCTGTGACTCCGGTGACGACGCGGCCGCGGACGACGCGCCCGCCGACGAGACGGCGTCCGCCGAGTCGCCGCCGACGGACGCGACCGACGAGCTGACCGTCCGCGTCGGTCCCACCGAGACCGGCTTCTACGTCGCCGACAACGGTCCCGGAATCCCGGCCGACGAGCGCGACACCGTCTTCGAACACGGTCACACCACGTCCGACTCCGGCACGGGCTTCGGGCTCTCAATCGTCGAGAGCATCATCGAGGCCCACGGCTGGGATATCGAGGCGACCGCCCCGGAGGCCGACCTCGGCGGCGCGCGCTTCGAGTTCGATATCGGCGGCGTCCGCTCCGAGGTCGAACCGCGGTTCTCGCTCAGCGACGACTGA
- a CDS encoding DMT family transporter, with amino-acid sequence MSTPDSDAPISPLAGLGIAVLAVSTSAILVRWSAAPSLVKAFYRVLFTVALLAPVALVRHRDALATISGRDLLAAGGAGVALAAHFASWFESLNHTTVAASVTLVQSQPLFVAVGAWAVLDERVSRRTAVGIGVALAGMALMSVSDFLTAGGAPRPLLGNGLAVVGAVTAAAYVLTGRSVRSRVSLVPYVVVVYSVCAAALLVVAVGRGDPLTGYPPREWLLFLGMAVGPGVFGHTVINWALAHLESSVVSVSLLGEPVGSTILALFLLGEIPTLPTVLGGAVVLGGIYVSAS; translated from the coding sequence GTGTCAACGCCCGACTCCGACGCCCCCATCTCGCCGCTCGCGGGGCTCGGCATCGCGGTCCTCGCGGTCAGCACGAGCGCGATTCTCGTCCGCTGGAGCGCCGCGCCCAGCCTCGTGAAGGCGTTTTATCGGGTCCTGTTCACTGTTGCCCTTCTCGCGCCGGTCGCGCTCGTCCGCCACCGCGACGCGTTGGCGACCATTTCGGGGCGGGACCTGCTGGCGGCCGGGGGTGCGGGCGTCGCGCTCGCGGCCCACTTCGCGTCGTGGTTCGAGAGCCTCAACCACACGACGGTCGCCGCGAGCGTCACGCTCGTGCAGTCTCAACCGCTTTTCGTCGCCGTCGGCGCGTGGGCCGTCCTCGACGAGCGCGTGAGCCGCCGCACCGCCGTCGGCATCGGCGTCGCGCTCGCGGGCATGGCGCTCATGTCCGTCTCCGACTTCCTCACCGCCGGCGGCGCGCCGCGGCCGCTTCTCGGAAACGGACTGGCGGTCGTCGGGGCCGTGACGGCGGCCGCCTACGTCCTCACCGGCCGGAGCGTCCGCAGCAGGGTCTCGCTCGTCCCCTACGTGGTCGTCGTCTACTCGGTCTGCGCCGCCGCGCTCCTCGTCGTCGCGGTCGGCCGCGGCGACCCGCTGACGGGCTATCCGCCCCGCGAGTGGCTCCTGTTTCTCGGGATGGCCGTCGGCCCGGGCGTCTTCGGCCACACCGTCATCAACTGGGCGCTCGCCCACCTCGAATCGAGCGTCGTCTCCGTCTCCCTCCTCGGCGAACCCGTCGGCAGCACGATTCTCGCGCTCTTTCTCCTCGGTGAGATTCCCACGCTCCCGACCGTCCTCGGCGGGGCGGTCGTCCTCGGCGGCATCTACGTCAGCGCGTCCTGA
- a CDS encoding class I SAM-dependent methyltransferase — protein MSDEKRRTAAQFGSAAESYFDSEVHRLGADRETLASWCRGATRALDVATGAGHTAGAIADAGVSSVVAADAAPEMVATAVREYPVAGVVADAERLPFADDVFDAAACRIAAHHFPDPEAFVAEVARVLEPGGVFAFEDNVAPEDAALAAFLNGVEVLRDPTHVELHPVSRWREWFAAAGLSVETVETAAIRLQFDPWTERTNVSPADRDELERRFREAPEEAKELFDVEFDGDSVVSFANPKALVRARTE, from the coding sequence ATGAGCGACGAGAAACGCCGAACCGCCGCCCAGTTCGGGAGCGCCGCCGAGTCGTACTTCGACAGCGAGGTCCACCGCCTCGGCGCGGACCGCGAGACGCTCGCGTCGTGGTGCCGCGGCGCGACCCGCGCGCTCGACGTGGCGACCGGGGCCGGCCACACCGCGGGCGCGATAGCCGATGCCGGCGTCTCCTCGGTCGTCGCGGCCGACGCCGCCCCGGAGATGGTCGCCACCGCGGTTCGCGAGTACCCCGTCGCGGGCGTCGTCGCCGACGCCGAGCGCCTCCCCTTCGCGGACGATGTCTTCGACGCGGCCGCCTGCCGTATCGCCGCGCACCACTTCCCCGACCCCGAGGCGTTCGTCGCCGAGGTCGCGCGCGTCCTCGAACCGGGCGGCGTCTTCGCCTTCGAGGACAACGTCGCGCCCGAAGACGCCGCCCTCGCCGCGTTCCTCAACGGCGTCGAAGTGCTCCGCGACCCGACTCACGTCGAACTCCACCCGGTTTCGCGGTGGCGCGAGTGGTTCGCGGCCGCGGGCCTGTCGGTCGAGACGGTCGAAACCGCGGCGATACGTCTCCAGTTCGACCCGTGGACCGAGCGGACGAACGTCTCGCCCGCCGACCGAGACGAACTCGAACGTCGGTTCCGCGAAGCGCCCGAGGAGGCGAAAGAACTGTTCGACGTGGAGTTCGACGGCGACTCCGTCGTCTCCTTTGCCAACCCGAAGGCGCTGGTTCGAGCGCGAACGGAGTAG
- the queC gene encoding 7-cyano-7-deazaguanine synthase QueC, which produces MTTEPTSDDKRAVVLLSGGMDSATTAYEATRRGYELYALHTSYGQKTESKEYDCARELADELDARDFLHIETSHLKQIGASSLTDDSMAVADADVDADDIPTSYVPFRNANLLSMAVSYAEANDCDAVFVGAHSEDYSGYPDCRPEFFDAFEAMVDVGTKPDTTISLEVPFVHDSKTDIARRGLELGVPFEHTWSCYRAEEPACGTCDSCAFRLQAFQNLGERDPIPYAERPDYADGDADPDAA; this is translated from the coding sequence ATGACTACCGAACCCACGTCCGACGACAAACGCGCCGTCGTCCTCCTCTCCGGCGGCATGGACAGCGCGACGACCGCTTACGAGGCAACGCGACGCGGCTACGAACTCTACGCGCTCCACACCTCCTACGGCCAGAAGACCGAGTCGAAAGAGTACGACTGCGCCCGCGAACTCGCCGACGAACTCGACGCGCGGGACTTCCTCCACATCGAGACGAGCCACCTGAAGCAAATCGGCGCGTCGTCGCTCACCGACGACTCGATGGCCGTCGCCGACGCCGACGTGGACGCCGACGACATCCCGACCTCGTACGTCCCCTTCCGCAACGCCAACCTCCTGTCGATGGCCGTCTCGTACGCCGAGGCGAACGACTGCGACGCCGTCTTCGTCGGCGCACACTCCGAGGACTACTCGGGCTACCCCGACTGCCGGCCCGAGTTCTTCGACGCCTTCGAGGCCATGGTCGACGTCGGCACGAAACCCGACACGACCATCTCGCTCGAAGTCCCGTTCGTCCACGACTCGAAGACCGACATCGCCCGCCGGGGCCTCGAACTCGGCGTCCCCTTCGAGCACACGTGGTCCTGCTACCGCGCCGAGGAACCGGCCTGCGGCACCTGCGACTCCTGTGCGTTCCGCTTGCAGGCGTTCCAGAACCTCGGCGAGCGCGACCCGATTCCGTACGCCGAGCGCCCTGACTACGCGGACGGCGACGCCGACCCCGACGCGGCGTAG
- a CDS encoding 7-carboxy-7-deazaguanine synthase QueE — protein sequence MPVSDTVARDDTDAEGDRLPINELFASLQGEGKLAGVPSTFVRTSGCNLRCWFCDSFHTSWEPTHAWLSLDEIVAEVESLSPEHVVVTGGEPLVHDETDALLSALDDDYHLTVETNGTLETDAPVDLASISPKLASSTPTPDNAPDDVDPGVWTERHENARVDLGALASLVEDAAEFQLKFVVTGRDDLDEIESLVDDVRGVADREIRDSDVLLMPEGQTREQLARTRTEVADLAASFGYRYTPRLHVDLWNDAPET from the coding sequence ATGCCCGTCTCCGACACCGTCGCCCGCGACGATACCGACGCCGAGGGCGACCGCCTCCCGATAAACGAGCTGTTCGCGTCGCTTCAGGGCGAGGGCAAACTCGCCGGCGTCCCGAGCACGTTCGTCCGCACCAGCGGCTGTAACCTCCGCTGTTGGTTCTGCGACTCCTTTCACACCTCGTGGGAACCGACTCACGCGTGGCTGAGCCTCGACGAAATCGTCGCCGAGGTCGAGTCGCTGTCCCCCGAGCACGTCGTCGTCACCGGCGGCGAACCGCTCGTCCACGACGAGACCGACGCGCTCCTGTCGGCGCTCGACGACGACTACCACCTGACCGTCGAGACGAACGGGACGCTCGAAACCGACGCGCCGGTCGACCTCGCCAGTATCAGCCCCAAACTCGCGTCGTCGACGCCGACGCCCGACAACGCCCCGGACGACGTCGACCCCGGCGTCTGGACCGAGCGACACGAGAACGCCCGCGTCGACCTCGGCGCGCTCGCCTCGCTGGTCGAAGACGCGGCGGAGTTCCAACTGAAGTTCGTCGTCACCGGCCGCGACGACCTCGACGAAATCGAGTCGCTCGTCGACGACGTGCGCGGCGTCGCAGACCGCGAAATCCGCGACAGCGACGTGTTGCTCATGCCCGAGGGACAGACCCGCGAGCAGCTCGCCCGCACCCGGACCGAGGTCGCAGACCTCGCGGCGTCGTTCGGCTACCGCTACACGCCGCGACTCCACGTCGACCTCTGGAACGACGCGCCCGAGACCTGA
- a CDS encoding 6-pyruvoyl trahydropterin synthase family protein yields MPRGTLERAQSADADDETPLSRAGERVLHIGRDRPIRISAGHRLLHHDGKCSRPHGHNYEISVRVVGDLTDEGWVVDKGVVTDVIDEWDHRFLVESGDPLVEAFERSGDADGTVVLDAPPTAEVMAVVLEEKLLAALPDTVSEVSVSVSETSELCAGF; encoded by the coding sequence ATGCCTCGGGGAACACTAGAACGTGCACAGTCGGCGGACGCCGACGACGAGACCCCGCTGTCCCGAGCAGGCGAACGCGTCCTCCACATCGGACGCGACCGGCCGATTCGCATCAGCGCCGGCCATCGTCTCCTCCACCACGACGGCAAGTGTAGCCGCCCGCACGGGCACAACTACGAGATTTCGGTCCGCGTCGTCGGCGATCTGACCGACGAGGGCTGGGTCGTCGACAAAGGCGTCGTGACCGACGTCATCGACGAGTGGGACCACCGCTTTCTCGTCGAGTCGGGCGACCCGCTGGTCGAGGCGTTCGAGCGCTCCGGCGACGCCGACGGAACGGTCGTCCTCGACGCGCCGCCGACGGCTGAGGTGATGGCCGTCGTGCTCGAAGAGAAGCTGCTGGCGGCGCTCCCCGACACCGTCTCCGAGGTCTCGGTCTCGGTCAGCGAAACGTCGGAGCTCTGCGCCGGCTTCTGA